Proteins encoded within one genomic window of Xylophilus sp. GOD-11R:
- a CDS encoding tripartite tricarboxylate transporter substrate binding protein: protein MIRRQLALAAVGLALAAPAFAQTSYPTKPIRLIVPFPPGGGTDILSRLVAQKLTEATKWTVVPDNRAGAGGTIGIAEAAKAMPTGYDLVMGQKDNMVVAPWLYKNVGYDPTKDLVAVAHVAFTPILIVTSASNPRFRTLGDVVTAARAQPDIITYGSPGNGTTIHLAGEIFKNAAGIQIRHVPYKGSNPAMMDVLAGNVDLMVSSVPSAMGQIKAGKLRPLAVTSARRSTSLPDVPTLAELGYKDVDVSTWYGLFAPAGTPAPVVAQLNREVNKLMAAPEMRNAIHDQGAEPLSMTTDAFGALVKTDYVKWKDIVKASGATIE, encoded by the coding sequence ATGATCCGCAGACAACTCGCGCTCGCCGCCGTCGGCCTGGCGCTTGCCGCTCCGGCCTTCGCCCAAACGTCCTACCCCACCAAACCGATCCGCCTGATCGTGCCCTTCCCTCCCGGCGGCGGCACCGACATCCTTTCGCGACTGGTGGCGCAAAAGCTGACCGAGGCCACCAAGTGGACAGTCGTGCCCGACAACCGCGCGGGCGCTGGCGGCACCATCGGCATCGCCGAAGCAGCCAAGGCCATGCCCACCGGCTACGACCTGGTGATGGGCCAGAAGGACAACATGGTCGTGGCGCCCTGGCTCTACAAGAACGTGGGTTACGACCCCACCAAGGATCTGGTGGCGGTGGCACATGTGGCTTTCACGCCGATCCTCATCGTCACGTCGGCGAGCAACCCGCGATTTCGCACGCTCGGCGACGTGGTGACCGCCGCCCGCGCGCAGCCCGACATCATCACGTACGGCTCGCCCGGCAACGGCACCACCATCCACCTGGCCGGCGAGATCTTCAAGAACGCCGCCGGTATCCAGATCCGCCACGTGCCCTACAAGGGATCCAACCCGGCCATGATGGACGTGCTGGCCGGCAACGTCGACCTGATGGTGTCGTCGGTGCCTTCGGCCATGGGGCAGATCAAGGCGGGCAAGCTGCGCCCGCTGGCCGTCACCTCGGCCAGGCGCAGCACCTCGCTGCCGGATGTGCCCACGCTCGCCGAGCTCGGCTACAAGGACGTCGACGTGAGCACCTGGTACGGCCTCTTCGCACCGGCCGGAACCCCGGCGCCGGTGGTCGCGCAACTCAACCGCGAAGTGAACAAGCTGATGGCGGCGCCGGAGATGCGCAACGCCATCCACGACCAGGGCGCCGAGCCGCTGTCGATGACAACCGATGCCTTCGGCGCACTGGTAAAAACCGATTATGTGAAGTGGAAAGACATCGTGAAGGCGTCGGGCGCGACCATCGAGTGA
- the yajC gene encoding preprotein translocase subunit YajC: MFISSAFAQTAPAATAAGGGMMSSLTGMLPLVLMFVVLYFIMIRPQMKKQKEHRLMIEAVAKGDEIATAGGIIGRITKLGEGTVSMEVSPGVEVQLQRSAIAQVLPKGTLK, encoded by the coding sequence GTGTTTATCTCTTCCGCATTCGCCCAGACCGCTCCCGCCGCCACCGCCGCAGGCGGCGGCATGATGTCCTCGCTCACCGGCATGCTGCCGCTGGTGCTGATGTTCGTGGTGCTGTACTTCATCATGATCCGCCCGCAGATGAAGAAGCAGAAGGAACACCGCCTGATGATCGAGGCGGTCGCCAAGGGCGACGAGATCGCCACCGCCGGCGGCATCATCGGCCGCATCACCAAGCTCGGCGAAGGCACCGTCTCCATGGAAGTTTCTCCGGGCGTCGAAGTGCAGCTGCAGCGCTCGGCCATCGCGCAGGTCCTGCCCAAGGGCACCCTGAAGTAA
- the secD gene encoding protein translocase subunit SecD gives MNRYPVWKYTILLIVLLVGVLYTLPNFFGEAPAVQVSAAKSAVRVDESTRERVEQALKAASLPTGGVTLDGTSVRARFESTDEQLKARDAVQRALVTDANDPSYVVALNLLSRSPAWLTKLGAVPMYLGLDLRGGVHFMLQVDMNAALDKKVESYAGDLRGALRDKNIRHGGISRDGQAVEVRTRDAATVTAVKNVIADQFPDLVTSDAGDGENARVVARIKPEAVRKVQDQALKQNITTLHNRINELGVAEPVIQQQGADRIVVQLPGVQDTAKAKDILGRTATLEVRMVDESSEARAAERNSGAVPFGDEKYSDRAGQAIVVKKQVVLTGENLTDAQPGFDNQTQQPTVNLTLDAKGSRIFRDVTRDNIGKRMAIVLFEKGKGEVVTAPVIRSEISGGRVQISGSMTTVEANDTALLLRAGSLAAPMEIIEERTIGPSLGAENISRGFHSVAWGLAAIAVFMCIYYALFGVISSIALIVNVMLLVAILSMLQATLTLPGIAAMALALGVAIDSNVLINERIREELRNGATPQAAIATGYDRAWATILDSNVTTLIAGLALLAFGSGPVRGFAVVHCIGILTSMFSAVFFSRGLVNLWYGRRKKLKSVAIGTVWRPGADAASGAVVK, from the coding sequence ATGAACCGTTATCCGGTCTGGAAGTACACGATCCTGTTGATCGTGTTGCTGGTGGGCGTGCTCTACACCCTGCCCAATTTCTTCGGCGAGGCGCCTGCGGTGCAGGTGTCGGCGGCCAAGTCGGCGGTGCGTGTGGACGAATCCACCCGCGAACGCGTCGAACAGGCGCTCAAGGCGGCGAGCCTGCCCACCGGCGGCGTCACGCTCGACGGCACCTCGGTGCGCGCCCGTTTCGAGTCGACGGACGAGCAGCTCAAGGCGCGCGACGCGGTGCAGCGCGCGCTGGTGACCGACGCCAACGACCCGTCCTACGTGGTCGCGCTCAACCTGCTGTCGCGGTCGCCCGCCTGGCTCACCAAGCTCGGCGCGGTGCCGATGTACCTCGGCCTGGACCTGCGCGGCGGCGTGCATTTCATGCTGCAGGTCGACATGAATGCGGCGCTCGACAAGAAGGTCGAGTCCTATGCCGGCGACCTGCGCGGCGCGCTGCGCGACAAGAACATCCGCCACGGCGGCATCTCGCGCGACGGCCAGGCCGTCGAAGTGCGCACTCGCGATGCGGCCACGGTGACGGCGGTCAAGAACGTCATCGCCGACCAGTTCCCCGACCTGGTCACCAGCGATGCCGGCGACGGCGAGAACGCCCGCGTGGTCGCCCGCATCAAGCCCGAGGCGGTGCGCAAGGTGCAGGACCAGGCGCTCAAGCAGAACATCACCACGCTGCACAACCGCATCAACGAACTCGGCGTGGCCGAGCCGGTGATCCAGCAACAGGGCGCCGACCGCATCGTGGTGCAGCTGCCCGGCGTGCAGGACACCGCCAAGGCCAAGGACATCCTGGGCCGCACCGCCACGCTCGAAGTGCGCATGGTCGACGAGAGCAGCGAAGCCCGCGCCGCGGAGCGCAACAGCGGCGCCGTGCCCTTCGGCGACGAGAAATACAGCGATCGTGCCGGCCAGGCCATCGTCGTCAAGAAGCAGGTCGTGCTGACCGGCGAGAACCTGACCGACGCGCAACCCGGCTTCGACAACCAGACTCAGCAGCCCACCGTCAACCTCACGCTCGACGCCAAGGGTTCGCGCATCTTTCGCGACGTGACCCGCGACAACATCGGCAAGCGCATGGCCATCGTGCTCTTCGAGAAGGGCAAGGGCGAAGTCGTGACCGCACCGGTGATCCGCTCCGAAATCTCGGGCGGTCGGGTGCAGATCTCCGGCAGCATGACCACCGTGGAAGCCAACGACACCGCGCTGCTGCTGCGCGCGGGCTCGCTGGCGGCACCCATGGAAATCATCGAGGAACGCACCATCGGCCCGAGCCTGGGCGCCGAGAACATCTCGCGCGGCTTCCACAGCGTGGCCTGGGGCCTGGCGGCGATCGCCGTCTTCATGTGCATCTACTACGCGCTGTTCGGCGTCATCTCCAGCATCGCGCTGATCGTCAACGTGATGCTGCTGGTGGCCATCCTGTCGATGCTGCAGGCCACGCTCACCCTGCCCGGCATCGCCGCCATGGCGCTGGCACTCGGTGTCGCGATCGACTCCAACGTGCTGATCAACGAACGCATCCGCGAGGAACTGCGCAACGGCGCCACGCCGCAGGCGGCCATCGCCACTGGCTACGACCGGGCCTGGGCCACCATCCTGGACTCCAACGTCACCACGCTCATCGCCGGTCTGGCCCTGCTGGCCTTCGGTTCGGGGCCGGTGCGCGGCTTCGCGGTGGTGCATTGCATCGGCATCCTGACCAGCATGTTCTCGGCCGTTTTCTTCTCGCGTGGCCTGGTCAACCTCTGGTATGGCCGCCGCAAGAAACTCAAGAGCGTTGCCATCGGCACCGTGTGGCGCCCGGGCGCAGATGCGGCCTCCGGCGCGGTCGTGAAGTAA
- the secF gene encoding protein translocase subunit SecF has protein sequence MEFFRIRRDIPFMRHALVLNAVSILTFVAAVFFLLHRGLHLSVEFTGGTVMEVNYAQPPELEAVRKAVAGLGFQDVQVQNFGTARDVMIRLPAQKGVSSAQQSERVLTALQTDPAAGVSLRRVEFVGPQVGEELATDGLKALGVVVLGIMVYLAFRFEWKFAVATVLANLHDVVIILGFFAFFQWEFSLAVLAAVLAVLGYSVNESVVIFDRVRETFRRQRKMDTEAVINHAITSTISRTIITHGSTQMMVLSMFFFGGATLHYFSLALTIGILFGIYSSCFVAAAIAMWLGVKREDLVKPVAAKGDANDPNNGAQV, from the coding sequence ATGGAATTCTTCCGCATCCGCCGCGACATCCCGTTCATGCGCCACGCGCTGGTCCTGAACGCGGTCTCCATCCTCACCTTCGTCGCCGCCGTCTTCTTTCTGCTCCACCGCGGGTTGCACCTGTCGGTGGAATTTACCGGCGGCACGGTGATGGAGGTCAATTACGCGCAGCCGCCCGAGCTGGAGGCCGTGCGCAAGGCCGTCGCCGGGCTGGGTTTCCAGGACGTGCAGGTGCAGAACTTCGGCACCGCGCGCGACGTCATGATCCGCCTGCCGGCGCAGAAGGGCGTGAGCTCGGCGCAGCAGAGCGAGCGTGTCTTGACGGCGCTGCAGACCGACCCGGCTGCCGGCGTGTCGCTGCGCCGTGTGGAGTTCGTCGGCCCGCAGGTCGGCGAGGAGCTCGCCACCGACGGCCTGAAGGCGCTCGGCGTGGTGGTTCTCGGCATCATGGTCTACCTGGCCTTCCGCTTCGAATGGAAGTTCGCCGTCGCCACCGTGCTGGCCAACCTGCACGACGTGGTCATCATCCTGGGCTTCTTCGCCTTCTTCCAGTGGGAGTTCTCGCTGGCGGTGCTGGCGGCGGTGCTGGCGGTGCTGGGTTATTCGGTCAACGAGTCGGTCGTGATCTTCGACCGGGTACGCGAGACCTTCCGGCGCCAACGCAAGATGGACACCGAGGCGGTCATCAACCACGCCATCACCTCCACCATCAGCCGGACCATCATCACCCACGGTTCTACCCAGATGATGGTGCTGTCGATGTTCTTCTTCGGCGGCGCGACGCTGCACTACTTCTCGCTGGCGCTGACCATCGGCATCCTGTTCGGCATCTACTCCTCGTGCTTCGTCGCTGCCGCCATCGCGATGTGGCTCGGCGTGAAGCGCGAAGACCTGGTCAAGCCGGTGGCTGCCAAGGGCGACGCCAACGACCCGAACAACGGCGCGCAGGTCTGA
- a CDS encoding NUDIX hydrolase → MTQQPPPVRWKPNVTVAAVMERDGRFLLVEEETADGLKLNNPAGHLDPGETPAQGCAREAMEESAHEFTPTALVGIYISRFTRSRDNEDITYLRFAFSGEVGAEHPELPLDEGIVRAIWMTADEIRACPERHRSPLLLRCLEDYLAGQRFPLTAVYSDPSVTE, encoded by the coding sequence ATGACGCAGCAACCGCCACCTGTCCGTTGGAAGCCCAACGTTACCGTCGCGGCGGTGATGGAAAGGGACGGCCGGTTTCTCCTGGTCGAGGAAGAAACCGCCGACGGCCTCAAGTTGAACAACCCCGCCGGCCATCTGGACCCGGGTGAAACCCCCGCACAGGGATGTGCGCGCGAAGCGATGGAAGAGTCGGCGCACGAGTTCACGCCGACGGCCCTGGTGGGGATCTACATCTCGCGCTTTACCCGCAGCCGGGACAACGAGGACATCACCTATCTCCGTTTCGCCTTTTCCGGCGAAGTGGGCGCGGAGCACCCCGAACTTCCATTGGATGAAGGCATCGTCCGCGCGATCTGGATGACGGCCGACGAGATTCGCGCCTGTCCCGAGCGGCATCGCAGCCCCTTGCTGCTGCGATGCCTGGAGGACTATCTGGCCGGGCAGCGTTTTCCGCTCACCGCGGTCTATAGCGACCCGAGCGTGACGGAATGA
- a CDS encoding long-chain-fatty-acid--CoA ligase, with protein MEKTWLRSYPPEVPAEIDASAYRSLAQLIEEGFRAHADKVAYTFMGADIRFADTQADCGRIAAYLQGLGLAKGDRVALMMPNLPQYPAAVAAVIRAGCVVVNVNPLYTARELEHQLRDSGAKAIFILENFAHTLQQCLPKTSVQHIVLCATGDRLGWLKGALVNLVVRRVKKMVPAFDLPQAVRFNAALARGARLPFRAPEIGPDDIAMLQYTGGTTGVAKGAVLLHRNVLANVLQSEAWHAPAMSKVPGGEQHTFVCALPLYHIFAFTVIMMLALRTGSKAILVPNPRDLKGTLKTLSKQRFHVFPAVNTLFSGLAHHADFGSVDWSGLRLTVAGGAAVSNAVADLWLSKTGSPIREGYGLSETSPSAACNPTAGETVRGAIGLPLPSTEFALLDDDGAEVALGTPGEIAIRGPQVMAGYWQRPEDTAHVMTAAGFMRTGDIATVDERGFFRIVDRKKDMILVSGFNVYPNEIENVVSGLAGVLECAAVGVPDDKTGEAVKLVIVRQEASLTEEQVRQFCREQLTGYKRPRVIEFREQLPKTTVGKVLRRELRDKA; from the coding sequence ATGGAAAAAACCTGGCTGCGAAGCTACCCGCCGGAAGTGCCTGCCGAAATCGATGCGAGCGCCTATCGCTCGCTCGCACAGCTGATCGAAGAAGGCTTTCGCGCGCATGCCGACAAGGTGGCCTACACCTTCATGGGCGCCGACATCCGTTTCGCCGACACGCAGGCCGACTGCGGTCGTATCGCGGCCTACCTTCAGGGTCTGGGCCTGGCCAAGGGTGACCGCGTGGCCCTCATGATGCCCAACCTGCCGCAGTATCCGGCGGCCGTCGCGGCGGTGATCCGGGCCGGTTGCGTGGTGGTCAACGTCAATCCGCTCTACACCGCTCGCGAACTGGAGCACCAGCTGCGCGATTCCGGCGCCAAGGCGATCTTCATCCTGGAAAACTTCGCGCACACCTTGCAGCAATGCCTGCCGAAGACATCGGTGCAGCACATCGTGCTGTGCGCCACCGGCGACCGGTTGGGTTGGCTCAAGGGCGCGCTGGTCAATCTGGTGGTGCGGCGCGTCAAGAAGATGGTTCCGGCCTTCGACCTCCCACAGGCCGTGCGCTTCAACGCTGCCTTGGCACGCGGCGCCCGCCTGCCGTTTCGTGCGCCGGAGATCGGGCCGGACGACATCGCCATGCTCCAGTACACCGGCGGCACGACCGGTGTCGCCAAGGGCGCGGTGCTGCTGCATCGCAACGTGCTGGCCAACGTGCTGCAGTCCGAGGCCTGGCATGCGCCGGCCATGAGCAAGGTGCCGGGCGGCGAGCAGCACACCTTCGTCTGCGCCTTGCCGCTGTATCACATCTTCGCCTTCACCGTGATCATGATGTTGGCGCTACGCACCGGCAGCAAAGCCATCCTGGTGCCCAATCCGCGTGACCTCAAAGGCACCTTGAAAACCTTGTCGAAGCAGCGCTTCCACGTCTTCCCGGCCGTCAATACGCTCTTCTCCGGACTGGCGCACCACGCGGACTTCGGCTCCGTCGACTGGAGCGGTCTGCGGCTCACGGTGGCCGGCGGCGCGGCCGTGTCGAATGCGGTCGCCGACCTGTGGCTGAGCAAGACCGGCTCGCCCATCCGCGAAGGCTACGGTCTCTCCGAAACCTCGCCCTCGGCCGCCTGCAATCCGACAGCCGGCGAGACGGTGCGCGGCGCCATCGGCCTGCCGCTGCCCTCCACCGAATTCGCGCTGCTCGACGACGACGGTGCGGAAGTCGCCCTCGGCACGCCGGGCGAAATCGCCATCCGCGGTCCGCAGGTGATGGCCGGCTACTGGCAACGGCCGGAAGACACCGCCCATGTCATGACCGCCGCCGGCTTCATGCGCACCGGCGACATCGCGACGGTGGACGAGCGAGGTTTCTTCCGCATCGTCGACCGCAAGAAGGACATGATTCTGGTCAGTGGCTTCAACGTCTATCCGAACGAAATCGAGAACGTCGTCTCCGGACTGGCGGGCGTGCTGGAATGTGCGGCTGTCGGCGTGCCGGACGACAAGACCGGCGAGGCGGTCAAGCTCGTCATCGTGCGCCAGGAGGCGTCGTTGACCGAAGAGCAGGTGCGGCAGTTTTGCCGCGAGCAGCTGACCGGCTACAAGCGGCCCCGTGTCATCGAGTTCCGCGAACAGTTGCCCAAGACCACGGTCGGCAAGGTGCTGCGGCGCGAATTGCGGGACAAGGCCTGA